One stretch of Enoplosus armatus isolate fEnoArm2 chromosome 1, fEnoArm2.hap1, whole genome shotgun sequence DNA includes these proteins:
- the tgfbrap1 gene encoding transforming growth factor-beta receptor-associated protein 1 homolog yields the protein MSVKAFELVPAVERDLLMGDKARINIECIECCGKHLYMGTNDCFIHHFLLDEVTSSKGKLSYSAQKLLHKYLGLKKPVAELRAASALERLIVLCDGIVFLVDMVTLETVPSAAGGGAKIRGVTAFCINENPVNGDPFCVEMGVLSSKRRTVQIYMVYEDRVQLVKEVTTPEQPCAVSLDGYFLCLALATQYMILNYNTGASQDLFPYNREERRPIVKRIGREEFLLAAPGGLGMFANAEGVSQRAPVNWSESVIGAAVCFPYVVALDESFITVHSMLDQQLKQTLSFRDGHIMQDFEGKVILASTKAVYVLVPLPLERQIQDLLASHRVEEALVLTEGAQQNIPKDKFQILHKRILQQAGFIQFGQLQFLEAKEHFRKGQLDVRELISLYPLLLPASSSFTRCHPPLHEFADLNHLAQGDQEKVLRCKKFLITYLGEVRSTEVANGCREDVDTALLKLYAEQDHDSLLDLLASDNACLLADSVPWLEKYHKYFALGLLYHYNGQDSAALQLWIRVADGDLQDSTRSDLYEYIVDFLCSCSNLDLVWKYADWALRKDPTVGVHIFTKRPAVEDQSELNSDDVITYLGKHSQALLLYLEHLVLERRTQKEKFHTHLAVLYLERVLSLLSESPTAEEQLSRARERLQALLRESNLYRVQCLLGKMENCEQLLLERATLHGKLEEHDKALHILVHKLRDFSSAEAFCMWASSCRDSAYRQQLFHLLLGVYLDGNQTAAGGGSGDLDMAAVDLLNRHGEVFDAVRVLRMLPEGWSLQLLRPFLGRAIRANMHACRTSQIALGLAHSENLQLLHDRLKERKKPILVSEKKGCHLCHNTFSEPDVVCLPGGVPVHTHCVAQRVRDSPTKRQLTNSSNHT from the exons ATGAGTGTGAAGGCCTTTGAGCTAGTCCCCGCTGTGGAGCGAGATCTCCTCATGGGCGACAAGGCTCGCATCAACATCGAGTGCATTGAATGCTGTGGAAAGCACTTGTACATGGGTACCAATGACTGCTTCATCCACCACTTCCTGCTGGACGAGGTCACGTCCTCCAAAGGGAAACTGAGTTACTCAGCTCAGAAGCTGCTGCACAAATATCTAGGCCTCAAGAAACCAGTTGCTGAGCTGCGTGCTGCCTCCGCTTTGGAGCGTCTGATAGTGCTTTGCGATGGAATAGTGTTCCTCGTCGACATGGTGACCCTGGAGACTGTGCCCTCGGCGGCAGGAGGTGGAGCCAAGATCAGAGGTGTGACGGCGTTCTGCATTAATGAGAACCCGGTGAATGGTGATCCGTTCTGTGTTGAAATGGGTGTGCTCTCTTCCAAGCGTCGGACAGTGCAGATATACATGGTGTATGAGGACAGAGTGCAGCTGGTCAAAGAGGTGACCACTCCTGAGCAGCCCTGTGCTGTCAGTCTTGACGGTTACTTTTTGTGCCTGGCCCTCGCTACACAGTACATGATTCTGAACTACAACACAGGAGCATCCCAAGACCTCTTCCCTTAcaacagggaggagaggagacccATTGTGAAGAGGATCGGCAGGGAGGAGTTTCTCTTAGCAGCACCTGGTGGTTTGG GAATGTTTGCCAATGCAGAAGGGGTATCCCAGCGGGCTCCAGTCAACTGGTCGGAGAGCGTGATTGGTGCGGCTGTGTGTTTTCCGTACGTGGTGGCTTTGGATGAGAGTTTCATCACCGTCCACAGCATGTTGGACCAACAGCTAAAACAGACCCTTTCATTCAGAGATGGACACATTATGCAAGACTTTGAAG gaAAGGTCATTCTGGCTTCCACAAAGGCAGTGTATGTCCTGGTACCCCTGCCGCTGGAGAGGCAGATCCAGGACTTACTGGCCAGTCACAGAGTGGAGGAGGCACTCGTCCTCACAGAGGGAGCGCAGCAAAATATCCCCAAAGACAAGTTCCAG ATTTTGCACAAAAGAATCCTCCAGCAGGCAGGTTTCATACAGTTTGGCCAACTTCAGTTTCTCGAAGCAAAAGAACACTTCAG GAAGGGTCAGCTGGACGTGCGGGAGCTGATATCTCTCTACCCATTGCTGCTGCCAGCTTCCTCTTCATTCACACGCTGCCACCCCCCTCTCCACGAGTTTGCAGATCTCAACCACCTGGCACAAGGTGACCAGGAAAAAGTGCTGCGATGCAAGAAATTCCTGATCACTTATTTGGGagag GTACGAAGCACAGAGGTGGCCAACGGCTGCAGAGAGGACGTGGACACTGCACTGTTAAAGCTGTATGCTGAGCAGGATCATGACAGCCTTCTAGACCTGCTGGCTTCAGACAATGCCTGCCTACTAGCAGACAGCGTCCCATGGCTGGAGAAATATCACAA ATATTTTGCACTTGGGCTGCTCTATCATTATAATGGTCAGGATTCAGCAGCACTTCAG TTGTGGATTCGCGTGGCAGATGGGGATCTGCAGGACTCCACAAGATCTGACCTTTATGAGTACATTGTGGACTTTCTCTGCTCCTGTTCCAATCTGGACCTTGTATGGAAGTATGCAGACTGGGCCCTGCGGAAGGATCCCACT gTAGGTGTCCACATCTTTACCAAGAGGCCTGCAGTTGAAGATCAGTCAGAATTGAactctgatgatgtcatcacttACCTGGGAAAGCACAGCCAGGCGCTGCTTCTCTACTTGGAACACCTGGTGCTGGAGAGAAGGACACAG AAAGAGAAGTtccacacacacctggctgTGTTGTACCTGGAGAGGGTCTTGTCGTTGCTGTCGGAGTCGCCAACAGCTGAAGAGCAGCTCAGCAGAGCTCGAGAGAGGCTCCAAGCCCTGCTCAGGGAGTCAAACCTTTACCGTGTACAGTGTCTTTTAG GTAAGATGGAGAACTGTGAACAACTGCTGCTGGAGCGTGCAACACTACATGGGAAACTGGAGGAGCACGATAAAGCACTGCACATATTGGTGCACAAGCTCAGAGACTTCTCTTCTGCTGAGGCCTTCTGTATGTGGGCCTCTTCTTGTCGGGATTCTGCTTACAGACAGCAGCTATTTCACCTGCTGCTGGGAGTGTATCTAGACGGGAACCAGACAGCCGCAGGAGGTGGCAGTGGAGACCTGGATATGGCGGCAGTGGACCTCCTGAATCGGCACGGCGAGGTGTTCGATGCAGTCCGTGTCCTGCGCATGCTCCCTGAGGGCTGgtcactgcagctgctgcggCCCTTTCTGGGTCGAGCTATCAGGGCCAATATGCATGCCTGCCGCACCTCCCAGATCGCTCTGGGGCTAGCCCACTCTGAAAACCTCCAACTGCTGCATGACAGG CTGAAAGAGCGGAAGAAACCAATCTTGGTGTCTGAAAAGAAGGGATGCCACCTGTGCCACAACACCTTCAGTGAGCCTGACGTGGTGTGTCTGCCAGGTGGAGTGCCTGTCCACACTCACTGTGTCGCCCAGAGAGTAAGAGACTCTCCCACAAAGAGACAGTTAACTAATAGCAGTAACCATACGTGA
- the cul4a gene encoding cullin-4A isoform X1 — MAEDTRQDKRASFSAITEHNTNGMARTSAVASSKTGASKKLVIKNFKDRPKLSENYTEDTWLKLRDAVGAIQNSTSIKYNLEELYQAVENLCSYKVSPTLYKQLRQVCEDHVQAQIHQFREESLDNLSFLKRMNRCWQDHCRQTIMIRSIFLFLDRTYVLQNSLLPSIWDTGLELFRTHIVSDSGVQKRTVDGILEQIELERNGETIDRSLLRSLLGMLSDLQVYKDSFEERFLIETNRLYAAEGQRLMQERDVPEYLHHVARRLEEENDRIMSYLDQSTQKPLISCVEKQLLGEHMTAMLQKGLSTLLDENRVTELALLYQLFSKVKGGLPTLLQFWRDYIKSFGGEIVCTPEKDKDMVQDLLDFKDKMDNVAQSCFTRNEGFINAMKEAFETFINKRPNKPAELIAKYVDSKLRAGNKEATEEELERILDKIMIIFRFIHGKDVFEAFYKKDLAKRLLVGKSASVDAEKSMLSKLKHECGAAFTSKLEGMFKDMELSKDIMIQFKQYIQNQSEPSNIELTVNILTMGYWPSYTPMEVHLPPEMVKLQEVFKLFYLGKHSGRKLQWQPTLGHAVLKAEFKEGKKELQVSLFQTLVLLMFNEGEEFSMEEIRTATGIEEGELRRTLQSLACGKARVLNKNPRGKDVEDGDRFNFNNDFKHKLFRIKINQIQMKETVEEQVSTTERVFQDRQYQIDAAVVRIMKMRKTLSHNLLVSELYNQLKFPVKPGDLKKRIESLIDRDYMERDKETPNQYHYVA, encoded by the exons ATGGCAGAGGACACCCGACAGGACAAGAGAGCCAGCTTCTCTGCTATAACGGAGCACAACACCAACGGGATGGCCAGGACCTCCGCTGTGGCCTCAAGCAAAACTGGCGCTTCAAAGAAATTAGTGATCAAAAATTTCAAAG ACAGGCCAAAACTATCCGAGAACTATACTGAGGACACATGGCTGAAGCTACGGGATGCAGTGGGTGCCATCCAGAACAGCACCTCTATCAAGTACAATCTGGAAGAGCTCTATCAG GCGGTAGAGAACCTCTGTTCGTATAAGGTCTCCCCCACGCTGTACAAGCAGCTACGGCAGGTCTGCGAAGATCATGTGCAGGCCCAGATCCACCAGTTTAGAGA AGAGTCTTTGGACAACCTTTCCTTCCTGAAGCGAATGAATCGCTGCTGGCAGGACCACTGCCGGCAAACT ATAATGATCCGAAGTATCTTTCTCTTCCTGGATCGTACCTATGTGCTTCAGAACTCCCTACTCCCCTCCATTTG GGACACTGGGTTGGAACTATTTCGTACCCACATTGTGAGTGACAGTGGAGTTCAGAAGCGCACAGTAGATGGCATTTTGGAGCAGATAGAACTTGAGAGGAACGGAGAGACAATAGACCGCAGTCTGCTCAGGAGTCTACTGGGCATGCTGTCAGACCTACAG GTTTACAAAGATTCCTTTGAGGAGAGATTTTTGATCGAGACCAATCGCCTGTATGCAGCAGAGGGACAGCGGCTGATGCAGGAGAGAGAT GTGCCCGAGTACCTGCACCATGTGGCTCGTCGgttggaggaggagaatgaTCGAATCATGAGCTACCTCGACCAGAGCACTCA GAAGCCACTTATTAGCTGCGTTGAGAAACAACTTTTAGGAGAACATATGACTGCAATGCTACAAAAGG GTCTGAGCACCCTGCTGGATGAGAATCGTGTGACTGAGCTGGCCCTCCTCTACCAGCTCTTCAGCAAGGTGAAGGGAGGACTCCCTACACTGCTGCAGTtctggagggattacataaaG TCCTTCGGTGGAGAGATTGTATGTACTccagagaaagacaaggacaTGGTGCAAGACCTGCTGGACTTCAAGGACAAGATGGACAATGTGGCACAGAGCTGCTTTACACGGAATGAGGGGTTCATCAATGCCATGAAGGAGGCCTTTGAGACCTTCATCAACAAGAGGCCCAACAAACCTGCCGAACTCATTG CTAAATATGTGGATTCCAAGTTAAGAGCCGGGAACAAGGAGGctacagaggaggagctggagagaatCCTGGACAAGATAATGATAATCTTCCGTTTCATACACG GAAAAGATGTGTTTGAAGCTTTTTATAAGAAGGACTTAGCCAAGCGTCTGCTGGTTGGCAAGAGTGCTTCTGTTGATGCTGAAAAGTCCATGCTCTCCAAGCTCAAACATG AGTGCGGAGCAGCGTTTACCAGTAAGCTAGAGGGGATGTTCAAGGACATGGAACTGTCCAAAGACATAATGATCCAGTTCAAACAG TATATACAGAACCAGAGTGAGCCAAGCAACATAGAACTTACTGTCAACATCCTCACTATGGGCTACTGGCCTTCATATACACCCATGGAGGTCCACTTGCCCCCAGAG ATGGTAAAACTCCAGGAGGTGTTCAAGTTGTTCTACCTGGGGAAGCACAGTGGGAGGAAGCTGCAGTGGCAACCCACACTGGGCCACGCTGTCCTAAAGGCGGAGTTTAAAGAG GGTAAGAAGGAGCTGCAGGTGTCTCTGTTCCAGACGCTGGTGCTGCTGATGTTTAATGAGGGAGAGGAGTtcagcatggaggagattcgCACTGCCACTGGCATAG aggagggagagctcAGGCGTACACTGCAGTCCCTGGCCTGCGGAAAAGCACGCGTCCTCAACAAGAACCCTCGAGGGAAAGACGTGGAGGATGGAGACCGTTTCAATTTCAACAATGattttaaacacaaactgttcCGCATCAAGATCAACCAGATCCAAATGAAGGAAACG GTAGAGGAGCAGGTAAGCACCACAGAGCGTGTGTTTCAAGATAGGCAGTATCAGATCGATGCAGCTGTGGTGCGCAtcatgaagatgaggaagaccCTCAGTCACAACCTCCTGGTATCAGAGCTCTACAACCAGCTGAAGTTCCCTGTCAAG CCGGGTGACCTGAAGAAGCGGATCGAGTCACTCATAGACAGAGACTACATGGAACGTGACAAGGAGACTCCTAACCAGTACCACTATGTTGCCTGA
- the cul4a gene encoding cullin-4A isoform X2, with product MAEDTRQDKRASFSAITEHNTNGMARTSAVASSKTGASKKLVIKNFKDRPKLSENYTEDTWLKLRDAVGAIQNSTSIKYNLEELYQAVENLCSYKVSPTLYKQLRQVCEDHVQAQIHQFREESLDNLSFLKRMNRCWQDHCRQTIMIRSIFLFLDRTYVLQNSLLPSIWDTGLELFRTHIVSDSGVQKRTVDGILEQIELERNGETIDRSLLRSLLGMLSDLQVYKDSFEERFLIETNRLYAAEGQRLMQERDVPEYLHHVARRLEEENDRIMSYLDQSTQKPLISCVEKQLLGEHMTAMLQKGLSTLLDENRVTELALLYQLFSKVKGGLPTLLQFWRDYIKSFGGEIVCTPEKDKDMVQDLLDFKDKMDNVAQSCFTRNEGFINAMKEAFETFINKRPNKPAELIAKYVDSKLRAGNKEATEEELERILDKIMIIFRFIHGKDVFEAFYKKDLAKRLLVGKSASVDAEKSMLSKLKHECGAAFTSKLEGMFKDMELSKDIMIQFKQVLYIQNQSEPSNIELTVNILTMGYWPSYTPMEVHLPPEMVKLQEVFKLFYLGKHSGRKLQWQPTLGHAVLKAEFKEGKKELQVSLFQTLVLLMFNEGEEFSMEEIRTATGIEEGELRRTLQSLACGKARVLNKNPRGKDVEDGDRFNFNNDFKHKLFRIKINQIQMKETVEEQVSTTERVFQDRQYQIDAAVVRIMKMRKTLSHNLLVSELYNQLKFPVKPGDLKKRIESLIDRDYMERDKETPNQYHYVA from the exons ATGGCAGAGGACACCCGACAGGACAAGAGAGCCAGCTTCTCTGCTATAACGGAGCACAACACCAACGGGATGGCCAGGACCTCCGCTGTGGCCTCAAGCAAAACTGGCGCTTCAAAGAAATTAGTGATCAAAAATTTCAAAG ACAGGCCAAAACTATCCGAGAACTATACTGAGGACACATGGCTGAAGCTACGGGATGCAGTGGGTGCCATCCAGAACAGCACCTCTATCAAGTACAATCTGGAAGAGCTCTATCAG GCGGTAGAGAACCTCTGTTCGTATAAGGTCTCCCCCACGCTGTACAAGCAGCTACGGCAGGTCTGCGAAGATCATGTGCAGGCCCAGATCCACCAGTTTAGAGA AGAGTCTTTGGACAACCTTTCCTTCCTGAAGCGAATGAATCGCTGCTGGCAGGACCACTGCCGGCAAACT ATAATGATCCGAAGTATCTTTCTCTTCCTGGATCGTACCTATGTGCTTCAGAACTCCCTACTCCCCTCCATTTG GGACACTGGGTTGGAACTATTTCGTACCCACATTGTGAGTGACAGTGGAGTTCAGAAGCGCACAGTAGATGGCATTTTGGAGCAGATAGAACTTGAGAGGAACGGAGAGACAATAGACCGCAGTCTGCTCAGGAGTCTACTGGGCATGCTGTCAGACCTACAG GTTTACAAAGATTCCTTTGAGGAGAGATTTTTGATCGAGACCAATCGCCTGTATGCAGCAGAGGGACAGCGGCTGATGCAGGAGAGAGAT GTGCCCGAGTACCTGCACCATGTGGCTCGTCGgttggaggaggagaatgaTCGAATCATGAGCTACCTCGACCAGAGCACTCA GAAGCCACTTATTAGCTGCGTTGAGAAACAACTTTTAGGAGAACATATGACTGCAATGCTACAAAAGG GTCTGAGCACCCTGCTGGATGAGAATCGTGTGACTGAGCTGGCCCTCCTCTACCAGCTCTTCAGCAAGGTGAAGGGAGGACTCCCTACACTGCTGCAGTtctggagggattacataaaG TCCTTCGGTGGAGAGATTGTATGTACTccagagaaagacaaggacaTGGTGCAAGACCTGCTGGACTTCAAGGACAAGATGGACAATGTGGCACAGAGCTGCTTTACACGGAATGAGGGGTTCATCAATGCCATGAAGGAGGCCTTTGAGACCTTCATCAACAAGAGGCCCAACAAACCTGCCGAACTCATTG CTAAATATGTGGATTCCAAGTTAAGAGCCGGGAACAAGGAGGctacagaggaggagctggagagaatCCTGGACAAGATAATGATAATCTTCCGTTTCATACACG GAAAAGATGTGTTTGAAGCTTTTTATAAGAAGGACTTAGCCAAGCGTCTGCTGGTTGGCAAGAGTGCTTCTGTTGATGCTGAAAAGTCCATGCTCTCCAAGCTCAAACATG AGTGCGGAGCAGCGTTTACCAGTAAGCTAGAGGGGATGTTCAAGGACATGGAACTGTCCAAAGACATAATGATCCAGTTCAAACAGGTACTT TATATACAGAACCAGAGTGAGCCAAGCAACATAGAACTTACTGTCAACATCCTCACTATGGGCTACTGGCCTTCATATACACCCATGGAGGTCCACTTGCCCCCAGAG ATGGTAAAACTCCAGGAGGTGTTCAAGTTGTTCTACCTGGGGAAGCACAGTGGGAGGAAGCTGCAGTGGCAACCCACACTGGGCCACGCTGTCCTAAAGGCGGAGTTTAAAGAG GGTAAGAAGGAGCTGCAGGTGTCTCTGTTCCAGACGCTGGTGCTGCTGATGTTTAATGAGGGAGAGGAGTtcagcatggaggagattcgCACTGCCACTGGCATAG aggagggagagctcAGGCGTACACTGCAGTCCCTGGCCTGCGGAAAAGCACGCGTCCTCAACAAGAACCCTCGAGGGAAAGACGTGGAGGATGGAGACCGTTTCAATTTCAACAATGattttaaacacaaactgttcCGCATCAAGATCAACCAGATCCAAATGAAGGAAACG GTAGAGGAGCAGGTAAGCACCACAGAGCGTGTGTTTCAAGATAGGCAGTATCAGATCGATGCAGCTGTGGTGCGCAtcatgaagatgaggaagaccCTCAGTCACAACCTCCTGGTATCAGAGCTCTACAACCAGCTGAAGTTCCCTGTCAAG CCGGGTGACCTGAAGAAGCGGATCGAGTCACTCATAGACAGAGACTACATGGAACGTGACAAGGAGACTCCTAACCAGTACCACTATGTTGCCTGA
- the lamp1a gene encoding lysosome-associated membrane glycoprotein 1a, protein MKLSHALAALIIAWFAVLGCIQAVTLEVNEGNSTCIKAELSASFSITYNTSSSTRTVQVFMPDSATVDPGSSSCGTDGSSPWLVAMFGPGHTLGLSFSTNGSLYSVANLTLQYNLSDASIFPEANSSDVVTVVSSSVGIWATINTTYRCVSPAAFGVGGATVTFSDMRLEAYMPGNDLSPQESVCMADQASTTAPPTTASTTTTAAPAPTPPGTPERGTYSVNNSNGTACLLAQMGLQLNISYFSLSQNKTVQELVNLTPNLTSSSGSCEASSASLVLTQERATTLNFTFTLNSTSNKYHLSEITLLANWTDMTAPFSASNTSLNYLRSTLGRSYMCNAEQTLAVVPTFSLNTFRLQVQPFEVTTNQFATAEECQMDQDQMLIPIIVGAALAGLVLIVLIAYLIGRKRSHAGYQTI, encoded by the exons ATGAAACTCTCTCACGCTTTGGCTGCGCTTATCATCGCCTGGTTTGCGGTTTTAG GTTGCATTCAGGCGGTTACTCTCGAGGTGAATGAAGGGAACTCCACCTGCATTAAGGCTGAGCTTTCGGCATCATTCTCCATCACATACAACACCTCCAGCAGCACG AGAACAGTGCAGGTCTTTATGCCCGACTCGGCCACCGTCGATCCAGGCAGCAGCTCATGTGGCACAGACGGCAGCTCACCGTGGCTGGTGGCGATGTTTGGACCTGGCCACACGCTGGGGCTGAGCTTTTCAACCAATGGAAGTCTGTACAGTGTCGCTAACCTGACACTGCAGTATAACCTCAGCGACGCTTCAATCTTCCCTGAGGCTAACAGCTCTG ATGTGGTCACTGTGGTGTCCTCTTCAGTTGGGATCTGGGCGACTATCAACACTACCTACCGCTGTGTGAGTCCCGCCGCTTTTGGAGTTGGAGGAGCAACTGTCACTTTCTCTGACATGAGGCTGGAGGCGTACATGCCAGGAAATGACCTTAGTCCACAAG AAAGCGTATGTATGGCAGATCAGGCCAGTACCACAGCTCCACCTACCACTGCCAGTACTACAACAACTGCAGCTCCAGCACCAACCCCTCCAGGAACGCCTGAACGGGGAACCTACTCTGTAAACAACAGCAACGGCACCGCATGTCTCCTGGCCCAAATGGGACTGCAGCTCAACATCTCCTATTTCTCTTTATCTCAGAATAAG ACTGTCCAAGAGTTAGTAAACTTGACTCCCAATCTGACAAGTTCATCAGGATCATGTGAAGCCAGCAGTGCTTCCTTGGTTTTGACACAGGAGCGAGCCACCACGCTCAACTTTACCTTCACTCTG AACTCCACAAGCAACAAGTACCACCTGAGTGAGATCACTCTGCTCGCTAACTGGACTGATATGACTG CTCCCTTCTCAGCCAGTAACACCAGTCTGAACTACCTGCGGAGCACACTGGGCCGCTCCTACATGTGCAACGCGGAGCAAACTCTGGCTGTGGTGCCAACCTTCTCCCTCAACACATTCAGACTGCAGGTGCAGCCCTTTGAAGTCACCACCAACCAGTTTGCTACGG cGGAGGAGTGTCAGATGGACCAAGACCAGATGCTGATCCCCATCATTGTTGGAGCAGCTCTTGCCGGCCTGGTGCTGATCGTCCTCATTGCATATCTAATAGGCAGGAAGAGGAGCCATGCCGGATACCAAACCATCTGA
- the grtp1a gene encoding growth hormone-regulated TBC protein 1-A — protein sequence MEKKNKATNRTRSADGRAKDRVDSVDPYGFERSEGFDYESYEELMSEYLVVLTRRSIKWSKLLKGKSKVQKNVKLKRYVRKGIPNEHRALIWMAASGAQDQLEKNPGYYQSLLGAQHDPKLVETICTDLNRTFPDNVQFRKTSNPCLQKALYNVLLAYGHHNPAVGYCQGMNFIAGYLLIITKDEEKSFWLMDALLGRILPDYYSPAMLGLKTDQEVLGELVKVKIPRVWQTMVDHNVMWTLVVSRWFICLYIDVLPVETVLRIWDCLFYEGSKILFRVALTLIHHNQALIQEAQSLPDVCQNFKQITHGPFVDECHTFMQKIFAEPGSLSRATLTKLRATCRSRIIAEES from the exons atggagaagaagaacaaggcGACCAATCGGACCCGCTCCGCCGACGGTAGAGCCAAAGACAGAGTGGACAG TGTGGATCCGTATGGCTTTGAGCGCTCAGAGGGCTTTGATTATGAGTCATATGAGGAGCTCATGTCTGAGTATCTAGTCGTGCTCACCCGACGATCCATCAAGTGGTCCAAACTACTGAAGGGCAAAAGCAAGGTGCAGAAGAATGTAAAAC TAAAGCGTTATGTACGTAAGGGGATTCCCAATGAGCACCGGGCTCTGATCTGGATGGCAGCCAGTGGGGCTCAAGACCAACTAGAGAAGAACCCAGGATACTACCAGTCTCTGCTCGGAGCCCAGCACGACCCCAAACTGGTGGAGACCATCTGCACAG acttGAACCGAACATTTCCAGACAACGTCCAGTTCCGCAAGACATCCAACCCATGTTTGCAGAAAGCTCTGTACAATGTGCTGCTGGCCTACGGTCACCACAACCCAGCTGTGGGCTACTGTCAG GGGATGAACTTCATAGCTGGGTATCTACTTATCATCAcaaaagatgaagagaaatCCTTCTGGCTGATGGATGCACTACTTGGTAGAATTTTACCAG aCTACTACAGTCCGGCCATGCTGGGGCTGAAGACGGACCAGGAGGTGTTAGGGGAACTGGTGAAAGTGAAAATCCCCAGAGTCTGGCAGACCATGGTGGATCATAATGTCATGTGGACCCTGGTGGTCTCCCGGTGGTTCATCTGTCTCTACATAGACGTCTTGCCAGTAGAG ACAGTTCTGCGGATTTGGGATTGCCTGTTCTACGAGGGCTCTAAAATTCTGTTCCGTGTAGCTCTGACACTGATCCACCACAACCAGGCTCTGATTCAAGAGGCCCAGTCGCTGCCAGACGTCTGCCAAAACTTCAAGCAGATCACCCATGGACCATTTGTTGATGAATGCCACACTTTCATGCAG AAAATCTTCGCTGAACCAGGAAGTCTCTCCAGGGCAACCTTGACTAAGCTGCGGGCTACATGTCGATCTCGCATCATTGCAGAAGAATCCTGA